CGCGGCACTGACAACGGCCGCCCGGACCACCGCCACCGACCCCGGCGGGAGTGTGCTGCTGTTCGGAGCCGTGGCCGTGTCCGCCCTGTGCGTGTGGATGCTGCCCGTTCTGGCAGTGCTGATCCTGGGCCCGCTCAGCCTGGCCGCCACGGCCGTCGAGGAACGCAGGCCCCGCCGGGGCTCGGAAAGCTCAACAGGTTGAGCCGAACAACGATTCCCCGCCGCGGAAAAGGCCGGACGCGGGAAAACCGAAAAGCACAACGGGCCCCCTCCGCGCGAACACGCTTCGGCGGACGGGAAGCCCGACCGACCGAGAAACAGCACTGTCGAAATCGAGGCATTGTTCGTATGACGACGAAAACGGTACGTATCGCGCTCAACGGCGTCACGGGACGAATGGGGTACCGCCAACACCTGCTCAGATCCGTGCTGGCCATCCGGGATCAGGGAGGTATCGAAACCGCCGACGGTGGCCGGGTGACCGTGGAACCCGTGCTGATCGGCCGCAGGCCCGAAAAACTCGCGGAAATCGCGCGGCAGCACGACATCTCCGAGTGGAGCGCGGAACTGGACACCGTACTGTCCGACGATTCCGTGGACGTGTACTTCGACTCCCAGATAACATCGGCCAGGCAGAAAGCGCTTCGTTCGGCCGTGGAAGCGGGCAAGCACGTCTACTCGGAAAAACCGGTCTCCGAGACCGCGGAGCAGGCCCTCGAACTGGCCCGGCTGGCCGAGAACGCCGGAGTGTGCCACGGGGTGGTGCACGACAAACTGTTCCTGCCCGGCCTGCTGAAACTGCACCGCCTGCTCGAAGGCGGATTCTTCGGCCGGGTGCTGTCCGTGCGCGGCGAATTCGGGTACTGGGTCTTCGAAGGGGACTGGCAGTCCGCGCAGCGCCCCAGCTGGAACTACCGCTCCGAGGACGGTGGCGGAATCGTCTCCGACATGTTCTGCCACTGGCACTACGTACTGGAGAACCTGTTCGGACGGGTCGAGTCGGTCACGGCCAAGGCCACCACACACGTCCCCCGGCGCTGGGACGAGCGGGGAGCCGTCTACGAGGCCACCGCCGATGACGCGGCCTACGGGATCTTCGAGCTCGAAGGCGGCACGATAGCCCAGATCAACTCCTCGTGGGCGGTGCGGGTCAATCGCGACGAGCTGGTCGAGTTCCAGATCGACGGTACCGAGGGGAGCGCGGTGGCCGGGTTGCGCGGCTGCAGGTTGCAGCACCGCACCATGACCCCGAAACCGGTGTGGAACCCGGATCTGCCCGCCACCGACCCCTTCCGCGACCAGTGGTCCGAGGTCCCGGACAACGAGGAGTTCGACAACGGGTTCAAGACCCAGTGGGAGCAGTTCCTGCGGGACGTGGTCGGCGAGAAGAAACACCGCTACGACTTCTTCGCCGGAGCCAGGGGAATCCAGCTCGCCGAAGCCGGACTGCGCTCCTCCGCGAGCGGAAAGCGGATCCCACTGGACCGTCTCGACAGTTGACGGGAATTCGTTGACTCGGTTGCCGTAGGTGGCCACCCGGCGGGCCCGCCCGCGGCGACGTCGACTGCTCGGCTGTTCTTCGGCGCTGCCTGCGCCGAAGAACACCGACCTCGAACAACCGAACGAACGGAAAAAACTTCAGGAGGAACAGCGATGGCACAGGTCGCCTACGACAAGGCCGCGCGGGTTTTCGGCGGGACCCCACCCGTACGTGCGGTCGACGGTTTGGATCTGACGGTCGAGGACGGGGAGTTCCTGGTTCTGGTCGGTCCCTCGGGATCGGGCAAATCGACGGCGCTGCGCATGCTCGCCGGTCTGGAGGAGATCGACGAGGGCGGCGTGCGGATCGGTGACGTGGACGTGACCACGATGCCACCGAAATCCAGGGACATCGCGATGGTGTTCCAGTCCTACGCGTTATACCCCCACATGACCGTGGCCGAGAACATGGGC
This genomic stretch from Actinopolyspora halophila DSM 43834 harbors:
- a CDS encoding Gfo/Idh/MocA family protein: MTTKTVRIALNGVTGRMGYRQHLLRSVLAIRDQGGIETADGGRVTVEPVLIGRRPEKLAEIARQHDISEWSAELDTVLSDDSVDVYFDSQITSARQKALRSAVEAGKHVYSEKPVSETAEQALELARLAENAGVCHGVVHDKLFLPGLLKLHRLLEGGFFGRVLSVRGEFGYWVFEGDWQSAQRPSWNYRSEDGGGIVSDMFCHWHYVLENLFGRVESVTAKATTHVPRRWDERGAVYEATADDAAYGIFELEGGTIAQINSSWAVRVNRDELVEFQIDGTEGSAVAGLRGCRLQHRTMTPKPVWNPDLPATDPFRDQWSEVPDNEEFDNGFKTQWEQFLRDVVGEKKHRYDFFAGARGIQLAEAGLRSSASGKRIPLDRLDS